In Spiroplasma chinense, the DNA window CTATTGTTATTAAATTTTCATTAACTCTGAATGAAATTTTTACAGGTTTTATAGAATCAAGAACTAGTTTATCTGCATTATCACTTCCATATTGATTTGCAATTTGTTTGTACAATCAAAACGGAAATCCGTTTTCCAAAGCTAATACATTTTGCTTATTTTTTATATCTACATTTCATAAAGTTTTATCTTGGATTTTTTTCAATACTGAGTTTACAAATCCTGATAAATGACTGTCGATTTTTTTTGAAATTTCTACAGCTTCATTTACAACAGAATAAATTGGAGTTTCTAAAAATTTTATTTGATAGAAACTCATTCACAGTAAGATTTGAATTTTAAAGTTTGTTTTATTTGGATCAATTAATTTATTAACAACATATTCTAAATATATTTTGTATTGAATGGTTCCATATACTAATTTGAAAATAAAAGCTATGTCTTGTTTAGACATAGCTTTTTGCAAAGCCATTTTATTTAATAACTTGTTTGAAAATTGATTATTTTCAAACACTTCATATAAAATGTCTAATGCTTTTTTTCTTGCGTTCACTATTTAATTAAGTGATCTTGTTCAATACTGAAGAAGTTAACATCAATCATAAAGTGTTCTACAATTGACTCAACAAATTCATCGTTATTTAGAATAGTTAATTCTTCATTTGCCAATACGTGATAGTAAGTTTTGTCTGTTAAGATGTCTACTAAATAGTTTTTGAAATCAAAATCAGCTGCAATTTTATCTCCACCAACTTTTTCAACATTTTCTTTTCAATTCTCAACAAAGAAGTTATATTGTTCTTCAACAATTCTATCAACTTGTTTTTTAAGTTTTGCATAATAACTTTTATCTTTTGAAACTGATAAAGTATCTTCTTTAGTTAATACTTCTCTCACTTTTGCCACAGCGTTATCAACACTATCAATTTCAATTACATATTGGTACTTGTGTTTTAAAGGAATTTCTAACAAAGCTTTATCAAGTCTTTGTTTGATGATTTCTTCTTTTTCAGTTCCTCTTCTTCTTAATCTTTGTTCCAATGCTTTTAAACTTGGAGGCATTAAGAAAATTGAAACTAGGTTTTCAGGTTTTTCTTTTTTAAGAACTTGTGTTGCTCCAATTACTTCAATTTCAAGAATTACATTCTCTCCATTTTCAATTTTTTTGTGAACTGTTTTTCTTGGAGTTCCATAATAATTTCCGATAAATTCAGCATACTCAATTAATTCATCATGTTGGATAG includes these proteins:
- the gmk gene encoding guanylate kinase yields the protein MNKKGKIIILSGPSGVGKGTVNKALRQDPSLNLVQSVSMTTRPPRPGEIDGIDYFFVDRETFKDAIQHDELIEYAEFIGNYYGTPRKTVHKKIENGENVILEIEVIGATQVLKKEKPENLVSIFLMPPSLKALEQRLRRRGTEKEEIIKQRLDKALLEIPLKHKYQYVIEIDSVDNAVAKVREVLTKEDTLSVSKDKSYYAKLKKQVDRIVEEQYNFFVENWKENVEKVGGDKIAADFDFKNYLVDILTDKTYYHVLANEELTILNNDEFVESIVEHFMIDVNFFSIEQDHLIK